cgtaccaatagccacaacattacaggcattgtcattgtccataaaaacctgtccactatcgcattctctgtaactggcgaaccaactccgatgaggagttatGTAATATGACGCTCCTGTggatccactcatctccatgattgtcgtgcaagtgtccgatcatggacacagataatacatcaccaccacttgtctcttcatcagatgtaataacattggcctccttagaagaagccactgaattttctttcttcgctttaggattggtataatcattcttcatgtgtccagacatcccacagttccagcactttagttttcaTTTGCCCTttcccttggatttagatctaggtcttgaagatcatgTATCTCGCTTAAAATTTCTACCTATCATAATCAGTGCATCAGAATATGTCCCTATGTcatcgtttagctttctcatggccttaccttgaagggctgagataacggcgtCGACACTCAGGTTTTATTTATGCTGCACATTatatccttgaatgactcatacaatgccggaagagaattcaacaacatacatgcttgtttctcatctttgatcacttcctccatatctagcaatttgcaaactaatttattaaagctGCTAAtatgggcctccagatctccaccatctgtcatcttgaagttataccactgccgcttcaagtgtaggcaattttcagagattttttcgcatagatatctctaacttcgctcataaactagctgcagttttcttcctcaaaacattatagagaacctcatccgtgagacataaacggattgaggataaggccttctaatcaagagtattccattcatcatcagtcatactaGACTTTCTCGCCTCAAGAGTACCatcctcgccttgcttggttaaggaactgatcatcttaatcttccataactcaaagttaatttttcctgagtacttctcaatatcatacttggTACTTTCCATTAGTGTTAATCcagcagattcagatctgtgcctcaacgatttctctgataccacttgttggggatttgtgctgcggaatcacagagatctagatctaggatggcaattcaatggcaccaagcaattacaagagaacacaaagatttaacgttgAAAACCCTCGTGAGAAAAAACTACgatacaaagcgacagatcttcactataaaaatagaaattacaaagagaggactTAGCCAATTCAACCAAGCTTGAGTctaacccttgctacaccctttgataaccctagaacccttttcgaaaatgatgaaataagtagtctcggatgggccacaaacacaagatcacatccgagtgactaactaataaattttaaccgttgatttacgtgaacaatgtttggatggcataaatttttatattaaagtaattatagtgatgcaattaataatttgattgtttgaggatatcattagtgagccatgtgcctaaTAAATTAATAGCCCAACGACACaagttacacatgcaactcttgaaaggattttagatgtaatccaaactttcaccttggatttcaaacctctTTAAAGGAATTTGAAACCCCTGTTTATTTTATGGTGCTAAACAtaaaggggatttgaaatcccctcaaaccccCTGAAATCCATTGTGCCAAAGGAGGGTCTCTTCAAGGACTTCACTACTTTTCTTGACAAATATATAATAGTTGTGTGATGGCATATGCAAGATCTTGCATTGGAAACATCAACTCACTCCTCCATGATGTAATGTTATTTCAGTGCAATAGAGTTATTCCCTAGACTTATTTATCTAGGCGTGCTAGCCGGATTTTAGTTGCTAACATTTGGTTCGGAGCTCAAATGAATGGTAGACTCAAGTAGCATTAGGACATTGCATAAATGCCAGATGGGCCTTTAACTGATGAATTAGCAGTTTCTTGGAGACATTTCTTACTAATTATCTGTTGATCGACCATGCTGGTGGTTAACTGATTGATATGTACCTTGTATATGATGGGAGCAATGATCCAGTGATCTGTACGGTTGATATGATGGGAGTAATTATTGATACACTTCAGTTCGATCTTGACCGTTGAATATCGACCATTGCTGTATTTCTTTTCTTAATGTCTGTTTATAGGACATCAATGGAATGGCTAAAGATTGTGGTGTGTTTCTGGACATCTGAGATGGGTGTAAACGGGGCCCACTTTGAAGATGATGCCTGTCACTCATCAGATGGATCATTTCTAAGGCTAAAAGCACGTATGGCGTAAATGATAAATATGCATCTGTGGCCGGCCTAATGAATGAAATGAACTGATTTTGGTGCCAGCTCATCTTCGCCATGGGGACAACCTTATGCGCCACTCAGATGGCTTACACATGTGTCAAGTTAACACATGTGCTacatccaagccactcatcaggtgggacataGACTAGTGTAACTCTTTCAATGTTTGATTAATCTATTCACTAATTACCTCCAGCCAGGGTGGCAAATGGGCCAGTTGGGGACAGCTAAGGTGCAGCCCTCCCGAGAAATCATGATACTGAATCCACCAATGTTAAATACGTGGAACTGACATGGACCCTTTTAATGGGCCTACAAGCCTAGATCCAGCCCAATCCACTATCTGCCTGAAACTCCATCTTAATGTCCAAATCCCCTCAAGGCTCAAACCAAAACCTGATTCAAGGCACGACGGACTCATGCAAGACAGAGCCCAGCCTTCTCATATGGTTGCTTCATTTCTTCTAATTTTGGTGGAGAACTGATAACCTGTAGACGCCTGCACCGCAAGAAATGGTACAGGGCATTTTTCAGCCCTTGGATGCATTTAATAATTCCTTCATCTCCCTTACTTAAAATCGGCTTTAGGTGATTGATAAGTTGTCATTTGATGCTTGGTGTCTTCTCGTTTTCCTATCAAAAGAGTAAAATAGCTTAGCTAAGCACAAATACATCAATACACATGGCTCCACGTGCAGCCCCATGTGCGTGGGACAGCTTCGCCATGTATTAGGGATGCCGTACAGGAAGATGACCCGACCCACAAATCGGGCCATGTTGTTCATGTATTGCAATTTCCCAACTGTGTATTTGTAGCCAACAAATAGTGAAATAGATATGATTGGGTGTATCCTGTTCGTTAATTGAATACGGAAGGGTTATCCTGTCCAGGAAATTTTTAGGGCGTGGTCCATCCACAATTGGCCActacagatcaatggtctggatttgtgagtCATGGGCAAATGTATTTAATAACATCAGGAAGCATCACGTGTCAGATGTGTATTATGATAGccgaccattcatctggtgagccTGCATGTAGATTGgccataacaaaaaaaaaaaaaaacactgtgaTTGaacgatcctgaccatccaagtAATGACTTTTTGTCATTGAATTTGGGTGCCACTGATCAGATGACTATGATATAGTTGGATCACAATTACATTGCTTTTCCACGTCACtagatggcccaccaaatcaataaTCTTAATCACCATCCACAAACgccacatgtatggtggatcACCTCAAAGGAAACTGACTGTAGGATAGGATCTCACCATGTCTACCTGATGAATATCTGGCGTTCGCCTGTGTGCTGCAAAGCGAATCGTCCGGTCCCATCCTCACCCATCTGTACAGTGGCTTAGGTCACcagaatgtgggtcccacctttgcagTGTCCGGACCccgcaccaaaaaaaaaaaaaatgaatgctgTTTCTTTCTGTCTAGCGTCATGAACCGGACTCGTCTAGAACAGCATGTAAAACATCCAACACCGTGGggaccaccatgttgtatgtgtaaaATCCTATCCGCCCATCTTTTAGCTATTCTCAATGCTATGCCGTGGGGCCAAAAAATAACAAGATCGACAacttaggtgggctataccagTGGGAACAATGGGGATGAGATGTCAACCATAGGTTTCTTTATGGGTACAAAACATTGGTTTGTATCTTTCATAGAACCCGATAATTAGGTGTGACTCATGGGGACGAaaagaagatacaaaaatcaccctgatccaaaacacAGATGTGCCTTAAAACGTGAACTTGACCGTTTAGAAGAAGTTTTATATTATTCTTATTTATGTGCCTCACCTGAGATTTCAATAAGTCTGATCCTTTTCATTGACGGTGAAAATAATGGATTTTACCTGATcgacggggtggattttacatataaaatatgatggTCCCACATAGATTCGGTGTTTTaccgaagcggattggctagtgtaccacacaccagctatatggctctgtagatacgtgtcgtgcaaagacgaacgccgacgctcctccagctccgagttgtacgaacggttcaaaggagatcaaagttacatgggccccacaatgatttatttattatatccacaccgttcatccatttttggagatcattttagagcattagacaaaaaatgaatcatatccaaagatcaaatagaccacactaaaaatagcagcgtggataatgatttttaccgttaaaaaattcgtagggcccacaataacgtttattttccatccaatctgttaattaggtcaaaaatacatggatgaagaggaaaacaaattttatattgatccgaaacttctgtgatccccaaaaggatttcaatggtagacattcaatcgcccacttctttttgcagtgtgctccacttgatctttatatcactcttatttttcgtctcaagacttaagacgatctcataaaatgtatgaacggtttggatataacacatacctcatgttgggacccacagaacttctaTTTAcctgtgtggtacactagccaatccgcttccgtgtttTACGCGTAAAAAAGGTGCTgtggacggacgcggattagatactgacaggttgagtagccagtcgctactgaagtgacgtcaccagttcTGTGAGCCCTACTTTAGCTCATGTCCAaaaatgatctccccaaatggaaggaaggtgtggatacgaaacatacatcatggtgtcgcccacggaacttggtggcgtcacttcagtagcaagtgagtctcgctactcaacctgtcagtagctaatctgcgcccCCTGTGGACGATGCCGGTCAGCAATGTCTAATAACATCATTAAGACCTTTCTTTTATGGCACGAAGGGGGTAAAGAACCCGACCCTGTAGGATCCACCGTCTTGTGATcttcaaatccactccgtccatcaggtgttaGTTGCCATTTCCACCGTACATACTAAAAATCAACTCAGTAAAACCTCTGTTTTGCCATACCATGGAGAACAATGCAACATTACGGCTTAAACTTCTATTTTCAGTCAATCTAGCTCACCACCCTTTTGGATGAGACTAATTTTGGGATTATCAGGTGAGATTAACGtgatcaacaggttagattgaaTATATAGGCTAAGGTGATCCCTTGGAACAAACCTATGATTGGCATCTCCTCCCATTGTCCCCGCTGATTTGGTCCAGATGAGTTTTAAAcagggctgatttttttttttttcccaaggtCCATTAAGTGTGGGTCTCgagtgatggacggagtggatgctacacatacaatatggtgggcctcatgaaatcgtatgttttatccactgcAAACGAACGGGTGTTGTAGATGATTGTGGTCCGTCATTTCATTATGGTCTTAGTTGCCTCCCACGTGAAAAAATCAGGAGACAACTCACGAAAGTGATTGTACACCGCCCAAATGGAGGATATAACATTTAAGCCGTATTTGATACTCGGGGAGAGCATGATGGTCAATGCACACGCACAGGTCCAACTGAATATCCGACCGATTAACTTTTTCAATCTCATGTACATGATACGTACTCATGTATTATATACAGCCACAGTACATGACGTAATCATTCCTCCCATCCTAAACGTCCATATCGTAGGCCCTACCGTAGATGAAGCATAGCATCGAAATTATATTTGTTGGACACTACTGACCAATCACGAATCGGATTGTTCATTTGGACCATTGCCTGCTACATTCTAACCGTTCAGTTGTGGTTGCATCATCTGTTCagtacttcttctttttttcttttttttttactttttggttATGAACCGTCTAAAGGTGGGGCCATGATTtcgatggcatggattgaacttATTACGGTGGCCGGGTGGCTATCAAGTTCCTCCAGGAAAGATGATACTGACGAGAAAAACTTTGGTACTCTGGGAAAGTGTGATGGTTCATAGTCGGTATACATGCCCAGTAAATGTAAGTAACCTCGACCGTCAACATCTTGGCCCCACTTTAGATGGGGACAAGAAAACAGGACTGAGGTACTAACCTGAGGACCGGTAGACGTCTACTTGACACTTAAAACTAAAAAGAGTCAATGGTCAGAACTTAGAATCCAACAAATATATTTCCATGAAAGCTTCGGATCCGTCTTGAatccctggtggggcccaccatcatttatgtcttatatccacgccattcatccatttagaAAGATCCTTTTAGGGCATAATCCGAAAAATacagtagatccaaatatcaagtggaccacaccataggaaacagtggtaattgaccattaaaaaattctcaggggccacaaaattttttggatcaagccgatatttttgtggtccattcatctgggtctttgtgatctcaacaacaggttggatggaaaataaacatttcagtgacccacaagaattttttaatggtgggcattcaatcaccactgtttcatgtggtgtggtccactcgagatttggatctgatacATTTTTTGGGCATGcaaactaaaatgatatgttaaaaaggacggccggcatggatataagacacatagattacggtgggccccacagtcaaaaGCGCCTCATATCTTCatatgttggggcccactgtgacgtgtgaGTGTCATCCAACCCTTCCGTTGGGCTTCAACTCCAAAATCCAGCCTAAATCCAGCCTGATCCATAACTCCGGTGGGCAGGAGAGAAGGGAACAATGGGGAACACGGGAGAGGGTGATTCCATTCAACCCATTCATCATGTGTGCTCGTCAAAGGGACAGCACCAAAACTCAGGCGATTCAAGAACTTAGGAAATGGGACcacgaggtcgacctcatgggaagttgtgtaggccccaccgtgatgtgggtcAAAAATCAagaccgtgtatttgatgggtcaccTTTAAGTTATGTTGTATCTTAAAAATCAGCCCTCTGGGGAACTCATGTGGGCtataccatttaaaaccatgtgaagacctgcctaaaacttataaaagtacttggtggtgCTCACTTGAGTTTCGGATGCGGGTGAAACTTGATTTgaaccttcatccaagtgggacacacaatggatggtttgaatttaTGAATCATATcttggtgggcctaataaattatcatgaatgttttaatggaagaaTAATCCCTCTTAACTATTAtacgtgatgtggcccactcaagttatatattgagttgatttttaagcccacgGCCCAACTGATGGGGTATATATATAtggttgacacacatcatggtgggccatttcccatatatatatatatatataggcttgATAGTACATTGCCCCCTGAGTCGTGtcgcacctgagttttgtatcgggATGGTTACATGGATGTAAAGTGCACATGACCAGTCACACCAGATGCATGGTTTAGATACCACATACAGATCAATGGTGGACCCTGCACAGCTTGAACATATGGAAATACAATTCGATCTGATAGTGCATGCCAacatctaaagtgggtcccacgatttcGACGTTTAAGTCAGACGCGTATGTGCATGGTCCATCACATAGTAAGATTGTACGTCTCGGAGACATTAAATCGGCAATTTATATCGAGATAGAAACTGCAGCTGAAAGGACGATTTATGCATTGAAACGGCATCAAAGAATAACTCTAcaataaagaagagagagagagagagagagagagagagaggcatagcTACGTGAAACtagggtttttcttcttcttcttcttctccttttttttttttcatctttgttTTGTAAGGTAGGGGTGTAGAAAAAGGGAGACAGAAAAACAACCCATCCATCAGAACTCCAAAAGCAAAGGCTATTTGGTGGCGTCTTTCAATCCAACATCGGGTACCTCACTCCAGATGCCATCACTCGCTGCTGCTCTATCTGTttcaggaaaataataataataataataagagaaaaGTAATGACAAATGACATTGGAATAAAGAGAAAGGAGAGGAGTGATGGCTTTGTAGGAGTTACATGGAACAGTTCGTGTAGTTTGTTTTTGAGGTAGCAATATTCGTGCTCCAGCAGTTCCAAAGAACGCAAGCACCTTGAAAAAACCAAAGACATTGAATTGTGTGAATGAGATGTTTCTATATATTTCTCCTCCTATGGATTCATTGGGCCCACATACAAAGGGCGCTACTGTCGATGGGCCATGTTCCGTTAATCACGCTGAAAGGATGAACCAGACAACGATTTGTGAAATTAAATGTAATCTGTCGAAAGCTGTCCTATTATTCATATCAATGGCTAACATTCAACTGCTAATATGGATGGGCAGATCCACCCTTTcagtttgtattttttttttagactGTGGCTCAAAAAGTAGTAACCAGCAGATGATAATTCCCAGAATCCGATCTtcaatatatgtgggccccacgtaacaaCACCTGCTAGATGCCCCTGAGTTACAACTGACTTTAAAAAAACTCGCTTTTATTGccaggtgctctctctctctctctctctctctctctctctctctcttgtctacACGTACAGCGAAAACGAGAAAGTGAGGTCTGTCCAAAATTCGGACCATTCATCATTCTGGGCTACACGTATGCACTGACTGTAGACTGTGGGTCCTTTCACAGACCGTCTATTTTTTTTCCCTCAAATATGTGTGGTGCAAGTGATGTTTTCGGAGGGCCATAGTTTTGGGCAATGGTCACTGTCACACCCACACGATGAATGGCACAGATCTCACACAAGTGTGACATTAACCGCCTCTTTCACTTTCTCGACACTGGACCTTAATGGCCGTAGCTTTTCTCCTTTGGGTCAGTCGGCTTTTTATCCAATCGAGCTGATGGTCAGCACCCTTTTtatacattctctctctctctctctctctctctctctctctctctctctctctctctctctctcggttttCTACATGTACAGAAAAGAGAAAACTAATTACCCAGCTCGGTTATTCTGCTCAGAAGCTGCCCGAAACGCAACGCACACATTCCGCACCCTCTTTGCTCCTATGCTTGAACTGCTGCCCATGAACTGGTTTAAATGAATTCCCATCTTCTTGTAGTCCGAGCTCTCTCTTTCCAGACTGCCATTCACACCAATATCACCAAACAAAGtaattaactctctctctctctctctctctctctctctctctctctctctctctctctctctctctctctctcatagaatACTGAAAACTAGAATTTTAAAAAGAGACTTACAGAAGGGCTCGTAGATTCCTCAGGAGCTTCTCCGACTCACGAAAATATATGCTAACAACCTCCGATACAAAATTCGGCGACGTCTCATCTTGCAGCTGCTGCAGCTGCAGAAACTGCTCATCGAGCACTCCCTGCAGACCATTTACAAAAACATTACAACGAAACAATTATCAACATTCCCAAAGAAATTGAAAACATACAAACAAACATAGAATTTTCAATCTTCCAATTCTATCAAATTCTCTCAATGCATTTCGCAAACATTTCAAAACATATCCCGCGTAACACCTTTTCAACTTGGGTTGGCCAAACGGGTACCTGGTGGAAGAGTAAGGCTAGCAATCGATTCATGTCGGCCCGCAAACGATCGGCGCCGAGACCAAGCATCCACAGTGGTAGACCCGTCTTGGCTAAATGCTGCTCTACTTCGAAAGATTTGTTGTAGGAGATTTAGTAGAGTGAGTGGTTTTGTTGTGGCTTTTTATTTTATGTTCTTTCCTTTTCAAGGGAGGGTTTTGGGGGGAGTGAATAGCCTTGTCTTGAATTTAAAGGGTGGGGTTGTGGGGAAAGGGTTGAATTAAACACAGATGAATGTACCATACTCTGCCCGACTATTTTGTATATTATATGTAAATGCACACACCCTCTGTGTACACGTGGCATCCTTGGCTCACAATCCAATGTCCAAAAACTCTAGTTTACGTATCTTTTGCTTGATGAgctttaaccattgattttttttttctttttaatcaccATTTTctttatggacggtttggattcttaAATTGTGCCCCATCTAGTGTGTTACGgaaattggatggtttggattgaggcTTATGCATGTAATTATATACTAAGGATGTATGCGTGTGCACTTTATACTATGTTCCGGCAGAGTATGGTATGGTTCCTTAGTGAAAATAAGGTGTATGTTTCGTGGGGGGCGAGCGTGCGTAGGAGACAGTATCGAGGTGAATGTGGGGCATCTACCGGACCGGCCGCAGGGGGTGACCTGCTGTCACCCGTACTTGGCTACCTCGCGTGCTGTCTGTTGGGCAGGCGCGGCGTTCATCCTCGCCCCGACAACTGCCTGCAGCCGGTAAAATGTCAGCCCAACGAAATGGCTGACTTTTCTATTTTATCCGCTCTTTCAATCCAGTTTCATTGGATTAGTAGAGTAATCCAGTGAGAAGCAGAACATGTTCTAACATGACTCGGCGATTTCCTGAGTCAACCAGGTAtattgtatgggttttatctttgAGAGAAATGTTCCCATGCAATTTTTCTATATTCTGTGAAACATCCCAACCGTACAAAAGGTGGGTCATGTCATGAAAATGAAGTGGATCGACAATTAGACTAACCCACTCATTGGGTGTGCCACGTGCAGGAACATTTAGTCATGTCATCGGCTGTCCACTGGTTTTGATGGTGTGCCGCGACTGATCTTGGAAGATCTGTACGTATCAGCCTTTTTTTCACAGCTGCGATGCTAGACCCATTGGTAGAAAGGAAGTGTTGTATGTGAAGTATCATAAAGTACGTTTTATGTGAACATAACTCTATTTTCAAGAGATGATCCAGACTGCACGTCTTCGAATCATGATGGTAACGCAGGGCAGAAAAAGGCAGGCCTTTGCTTGATTGATTTGGACCGTTGGACATGGGAGGCCATGCCTTGGATTACCTAATGCCGAGTATCCACCCTGTGGAAGGTTCTCAATCAGTATTTTCAACGGCTGGGATTTTTTTAGATCATCCAATGGAGATGTTTTTTGGACCGTTATACGTACAAAGTTGGCTCCCAGATTCATCTGCCTTTGCTAATTCCACGTACGTGTAGAGCCATATGTACCCACAAGCAGGCACACGTGTACATATGAAACACGTGTAAATTGACGGTTAAAATTCTTTTAGCAATCCGTGGCCCACCCAAAGTGTGAGATGGCGTGAATCTTATGGCAAAAGATCTAAACAGTAGCTCATCTGATGGTTTCCATGTCATGCATGTGTCACGTAATGATACACGTGCACCCGCGTGTGGATGTGTACGTCTCCACacacgtgtggaattagcaaccTCATGACTAGTATATTGTTTTGGTGATACGTTGCCATTCTATTTCTAATCTATTTTTCTTTCTTAACAAGACGAGTAAACAGGTAATGACTCAGTCCGAGTCACGAAATTAAAAGGGAACGAgttgagtgagtgagtgagtgagataTTTTTACCCTTGTTTTAATCTGTAGGTTGGACTGATCGCTTTGGTCATTCAGTCTTGGGTCAGCGAACACCCGAGAATTGCGCCGACTCACGATTAGCCACTGCTCAGCGGCTGATAGGCTGACCTTTCCTCAACATCGCGACACGCGTAGAAAGGGCATTGCTTTTCGGAGTCCAATCTCTCAAGTTCGTCTTACCTCCATCGCGACATAGCAACAATTTCGTTGCCACCCATTGGGGTCCACATGCTGGGATGGTTACACgttttgaaccgtccatttttttcattACTTCCATTAATAAACTATTCTAATTTTATTAAGCTTAATCATGATCCTatcctttgatttttatagtaaATTTGAtgcattaaaattttcattttcagcgTTTTAAATTCTTCTATGGGTTGATTATCAGTTATCACAATCATTCTTTCACTATTTTCTTCTGAAGTGGTACTTATACGTAGATTatacaaaatggacggttccgatcatcatgAGTAAACTCAGATGTGGACCTATTTAGCGGCGACACACGCTGAAACTCCCCTCTCAtcatggaaatcggattgcgtactgagttactcagtacccttttatcgtactgagtaaactcagttggggctACCGTGAATGTGTGTgagttatccacgccgtccatccgttttttcagctcattttagtggttgatctgaAAATTGAAGAATGCTCAAAGCTTAAGTgtgtcacaccacaggaaacagtgggaataatgcctccaccgttgaaaccttgat
This region of Magnolia sinica isolate HGM2019 chromosome 1, MsV1, whole genome shotgun sequence genomic DNA includes:
- the LOC131218020 gene encoding pseudo histidine-containing phosphotransfer protein 6 isoform X2, with the protein product MLGLGADRLRADMNRLLALLFHQGVLDEQFLQLQQLQDETSPNFVSEVVSIYFRESEKLLRNLRALLESSDYKKMGIHLNQFMGSSSSIGAKRVRNVCVAFRAASEQNNRAGCLRSLELLEHEYCYLKNKLHELFHIEQQRVMASGVRYPMLD
- the LOC131218020 gene encoding pseudo histidine-containing phosphotransfer protein 6 isoform X1, giving the protein MLGLGADRLRADMNRLLALLFHQGVLDEQFLQLQQLQDETSPNFVSEVVSIYFRESEKLLRNLRALLLERESSDYKKMGIHLNQFMGSSSSIGAKRVRNVCVAFRAASEQNNRAGCLRSLELLEHEYCYLKNKLHELFHIEQQRVMASGVRYPMLD